One Pieris rapae chromosome 7, ilPieRapa1.1, whole genome shotgun sequence genomic window carries:
- the LOC110998828 gene encoding zinc finger protein Elbow, with amino-acid sequence MLTSSNQYLRPDYLSPLPTTLDAKKSPLALLAQTCSAIGADSPNPKLISAAEKASKKYDEKSVHVDNKPSFKPYESCLTREKTRTPEDRASVNPQSKTPSSKGSASTTPVQARCNSNQSSSSLRTSPPSHRKTPSEKSEERSSPMSSPAAQVKSNSDSTNSSSKLPYSSSLTSSTETKEHSSFKPSVPVSSSPFLGGLPPSGFPLSMDLMTSSLMAAQHHALKNGLNPYLAYARMKQPGSDLGICRDPYCTGCSLSSHLLKSAVCPAGCTQCDHAKMPFSLPSGHPAAAAYAHAQLAALAAVSQLPFVCSWMAGDTAYCGKRFATSDELLQHLRSHTASGESSPSLSMLSATHPLLQRTYPTPPLSPLTPRFHPYSKPSHLVSSPPLPFPLPPHPSLAAYFPSYPLFGPRPLHP; translated from the exons ATGCTCACTTCAAGCAATCAGTATTTGAGACCTGATTATTTGTCGCCGCTGCCGACAACG CTCGACGCGAAAAAGAGCCCGCTAGCACTACTGGCGCAAACCTGCAGCGCTATCGGCGCTGACTCACCGAACCCGAAGCTGATCtctgcggctgaaaaagcaaGCAAAAAATACGATGAAAAATCGGTACATGTAGATAACAAACCTAGTTTCAAGCCTTACGAATCGTGCCTGACGAGAGAAAAGACTCGAACGCCTGAGGACAGAGCTTCTGTTAACCCCCAATCGAAGACACCATCTTCGAAAGGAAGCGCATCGACTACCCCAGTTCAAGCTCGATGCAATAGCAACCAAAGCTCATCGTCTCTAAGAACATCACCGCCTTCGCATCGCAAAACACCATCAGAAAAATCGGAAGAAAGGTCGAGTCCTATGTCCTCACCGGCAGCTCAGGTGAAGTCAAATTCTGACTCCACAAATTCATCGTCCAAGTTACCATACTCAAGTAGTCTAACATCCAGCACAGAAACCAAAGAACACTCAAGTTTCAAGCCGAGCGTACCTGTTTCTTCATCGCCATTTCTAGGGGGATTACCTCCTTCAGGCTTTCCTCTGTCCATGGATCTAATGACAAGTAGTCTCATGGCTGCCCAGCACCATGCCTTGAAAAATGGTCTGAACCCGTACTTAGCTTACGCAAGAATGAAACAACCCGGAAGTGATTTAGGCATATGTAGAGACCCATACTGCACAGGCTGTTCATTAAGTTCGCATTTGCTAAAATCGGCGGTGTGCCCAGCGGGTTGCACGCAGTGTGACCATGCAAAAATGCCTTTTTCTTTACCATCCGGTCACCCCGCGGCGGCAGCATATGCCCATGCACAGCTAGCAGCACTAGCAGCTGTCTCCCAACTTCCTTTCGTATGTAGCTGGATGGCAGGAGACACCGCCTACTGCGGAAAGCGCTTCGCGACATCAGACGAGCTTTTACAGCACTTACGGTCTCACACGGCGAGTGGCGAATCAAGTCCTAGTCTTTCTATGTTGAGTGCGACTCACCCGCTCTTACAAAGAACATATCCAACTCCTCCCTTATCGCCATTGACGCCAAGGTTCCATCCATACAGCAAGCCGTCCCACCTCGTCTCATCACCGCCACTACCGTTCCCGCTGCCGCCTCATCCTTCGCTGGCTGCATATTTTCCATCTTACCCATTATTTGGACCGAGACCGCTGCATCCTTGA